A window of the Streptomyces finlayi genome harbors these coding sequences:
- a CDS encoding VIT1/CCC1 transporter family protein, protein MTDAQIHEEAHGGLGARLNWLRAAVLGANDGVVSTAGLVVGVAGATSDRGALFTAGLAGLLAGSMSMAAGEYVSVSTQRDSEKAALATERRELSETPEAELAELTGLLEDKGLSTAVAKEAALQLTERDALRAHAQVELGIDPDGLTNPWHAAGASFLAFTLGALLPLLAILLPPVPLRLPVTVVSVMATLALTGWWSARLGAAAPWPAVLRNVGGGAVAMAVTYAAGAALGAAGV, encoded by the coding sequence GTGACGGACGCACAGATTCATGAGGAAGCCCACGGGGGACTCGGCGCACGGCTGAACTGGCTCCGCGCCGCGGTCCTCGGCGCCAACGACGGTGTGGTGTCCACCGCCGGCCTGGTGGTCGGCGTCGCCGGAGCGACCAGCGACCGTGGCGCCCTGTTCACGGCGGGGCTGGCCGGGCTGCTCGCCGGGTCCATGTCGATGGCGGCCGGTGAGTACGTATCGGTCTCCACCCAGCGCGACTCGGAGAAGGCCGCCCTGGCGACCGAGCGCCGCGAGCTCTCGGAGACCCCCGAGGCCGAACTCGCCGAACTCACCGGCCTCCTGGAGGACAAGGGCCTGAGCACGGCGGTGGCCAAGGAGGCCGCGCTCCAGCTCACCGAACGCGACGCCCTGCGCGCTCACGCCCAGGTCGAGCTGGGCATCGACCCGGACGGTCTGACGAATCCGTGGCACGCCGCGGGCGCGAGCTTCCTGGCCTTCACGCTGGGGGCGCTCCTGCCCCTGCTCGCCATCCTGCTGCCGCCGGTCCCACTGAGGCTGCCGGTCACCGTGGTGTCGGTCATGGCCACCCTGGCGCTGACGGGGTGGTGGAGCGCCCGCCTCGGAGCGGCGGCACCCTGGCCCGCCGTCCTGCGCAACGTGGGCGGGGGAGCGGTGGCGATGGCGGTCACGTACGCGGCGGGGGCGGCGCTCGGGGCCGCGGGCGTGTGA
- a CDS encoding lysoplasmalogenase translates to MSAPVPSRDRLARPLFLAFLVATAIDLAGVLADIPLAHLVAKPLLMPLLAAYAVARRGPRLLVAALLFGWGGDTLLLADQDIAFLLGMGSFALGHVCYLRLFGRARGSVSAAVGYAVVLTGFLVLIWSDLPADLRIPLTGYSLLLTAMAWRAGVLGRYAAVGGALFLLSDALIATGIADWPQLPAPDFWVMLTYIAAQYLLTTGVLAHRAGSAADGTGAYRERRIAI, encoded by the coding sequence ATGAGCGCTCCCGTCCCGAGCCGGGACCGGCTCGCACGCCCCCTGTTCCTCGCGTTCCTCGTCGCGACGGCCATCGACCTCGCCGGGGTACTGGCCGACATCCCTCTCGCGCACCTCGTCGCCAAGCCGCTGCTGATGCCGCTGCTCGCCGCGTACGCGGTGGCCCGCCGAGGTCCCCGGCTGCTCGTCGCCGCGCTGCTCTTCGGGTGGGGCGGCGACACGCTGCTGCTGGCCGACCAGGACATCGCCTTCCTCCTCGGCATGGGCTCCTTCGCCCTCGGCCACGTCTGTTACCTGAGGCTGTTCGGCCGCGCCCGGGGCTCCGTGTCCGCAGCCGTCGGATACGCCGTCGTGCTCACCGGCTTCCTCGTGCTGATCTGGTCCGACCTCCCCGCCGACCTGCGGATTCCACTGACCGGCTACAGCCTGCTGCTCACCGCCATGGCCTGGCGGGCGGGCGTCCTCGGGCGGTACGCGGCAGTCGGCGGGGCGCTCTTCCTGCTCTCCGACGCACTGATCGCCACCGGCATCGCCGACTGGCCCCAACTGCCCGCCCCCGACTTCTGGGTCATGCTCACCTACATCGCGGCCCAGTACCTCCTGACCACCGGCGTACTCGCACACCGTGCGGGTTCCGCGGCGGACGGCACCGGGGCGTACCGTGAACGCCGTATCGCCATCTGA
- a CDS encoding Asp23/Gls24 family envelope stress response protein gives MTESQQRTPDKESGGDGRTLTRRGGGAPATRGRTTIADGVVEKIAGMAARDVAGVHAMGSGLSRTFGAVRDRVPGGGKSVTRGVKAEVGESQTALDLEIVVDYGVSIGDVARDVRENVVAAVERMTGLEVVEVNIAVSDVKLPDEEDDESEPEPRLQ, from the coding sequence ATGACCGAGAGCCAGCAGCGCACCCCTGACAAGGAATCCGGTGGAGACGGCAGGACGCTGACCAGGCGTGGCGGGGGAGCCCCCGCGACCCGGGGCCGCACCACCATCGCCGACGGCGTCGTCGAGAAGATCGCCGGAATGGCCGCACGCGATGTCGCCGGAGTCCACGCGATGGGCAGTGGCCTGTCCCGGACCTTCGGCGCGGTCCGCGACCGCGTCCCCGGCGGCGGCAAGTCCGTCACCCGCGGAGTCAAGGCCGAAGTCGGCGAATCGCAGACCGCACTCGACCTGGAGATCGTCGTCGACTACGGCGTGTCGATCGGCGACGTCGCCCGCGATGTACGGGAGAACGTCGTCGCGGCGGTCGAGCGCATGACCGGTCTCGAAGTCGTCGAGGTCAACATCGCGGTCAGCGACGTCAAGCTGCCCGATGAGGAGGACGACGAGTCCGAGCCCGAGCCACGTCTCCAGTAG
- a CDS encoding DEDDh family exonuclease — translation MTMLDDRQTAAPWPTAYPQGYAVVDVETTGLARDDRIVSAAVYRLDAQGNVEDHWYTLVNPERDPGPVWIHGLTSDVLEGAPLFPEVAAQLSERLADRVLVAHNAAFDWSMIAREYARASAVAPVEQRLCTIALSKELRLPLPNHKLESLAAHFGVVQQRAHHALDDARVLAEAFRPSLHAAALGGVRLPLLECRPLTEWSDSPVTPRIGYQASHGQNSWRASRKLPACPYPNPGRYEKEKPLMQGMRVAFSGDTSIDRELLEDRAVEAGLHVASGVSRLTSLLVTNDPDAATSKTVKAKSFGTPILEESAFTHLLRDVAPAPSSE, via the coding sequence GTGACCATGCTCGACGACCGTCAGACCGCAGCGCCGTGGCCGACCGCCTACCCCCAGGGGTACGCGGTCGTCGACGTGGAGACCACCGGACTCGCCCGCGACGACCGGATAGTGTCGGCTGCCGTCTACCGGCTCGACGCCCAGGGCAATGTGGAGGATCACTGGTACACACTGGTCAACCCCGAGCGGGACCCGGGTCCCGTCTGGATCCACGGGCTGACCAGCGACGTACTGGAAGGCGCCCCGCTCTTCCCGGAGGTGGCCGCGCAGTTGTCCGAGCGGCTCGCGGACCGGGTGCTCGTCGCGCACAACGCGGCATTCGACTGGTCGATGATCGCCCGTGAGTACGCACGGGCCTCCGCCGTCGCTCCTGTGGAACAGCGCCTGTGCACCATCGCCCTCTCCAAGGAGCTGCGGCTGCCGCTGCCCAACCACAAGCTGGAGTCGCTGGCCGCGCACTTCGGCGTGGTGCAGCAGCGCGCGCACCACGCGCTCGACGACGCCCGGGTGCTGGCCGAGGCGTTCCGGCCGAGTCTGCACGCCGCGGCGCTCGGCGGGGTGCGGCTGCCTCTGCTGGAGTGCCGGCCACTGACCGAGTGGTCCGACTCCCCGGTCACCCCCCGGATCGGATATCAGGCTTCGCACGGTCAGAACAGCTGGCGTGCCTCGCGCAAGCTCCCGGCGTGCCCGTATCCGAATCCGGGGCGGTACGAGAAGGAGAAGCCCCTCATGCAGGGCATGCGGGTGGCCTTCTCCGGGGACACCTCGATCGACCGTGAGCTGCTGGAGGACCGCGCCGTGGAGGCCGGGCTGCACGTGGCGAGCGGCGTCTCGCGGCTGACCAGCCTGCTCGTCACCAACGACCCGGACGCCGCGACGTCGAAGACGGTGAAGGCGAAGTCGTTCGGGACGCCGATCCTGGAGGAGAGCGCCTTCACCCATCTGCTGAGGGACGTGGCGCCCGCGCCGTCATCGGAGTGA
- a CDS encoding SDR family oxidoreductase, whose product MDLGLKDRVYIVTGATRGLGNATARALAADGAKVVITGRDEKSVMAAAADLGPDALGLAADNADPAAAQLLVDTAKERFGRLDGILISVGGPAPGFVADNSDEQWRTAFESVFLGAVRLARTTAAVLGEGGVIGFVLSGSVHEPIAGLTISNGLRPGLAGFAKSLADELGPRGIRVVGVLPARIDTDRVRELDALSGDAEASRTANEARIPLRRYGTPEEFGKTAAFLLSPAASYLTGIMVPVDGGSRHGF is encoded by the coding sequence ATGGATCTTGGGCTGAAGGACCGTGTGTACATCGTCACCGGCGCGACCCGCGGGCTGGGCAACGCCACCGCGCGTGCCCTGGCCGCGGACGGCGCGAAGGTGGTCATCACCGGCCGGGACGAGAAGAGCGTCATGGCGGCAGCCGCCGACCTGGGGCCGGACGCCCTGGGGCTCGCCGCCGACAACGCCGACCCGGCAGCCGCACAGCTCCTCGTGGACACCGCGAAGGAACGGTTCGGCCGACTGGACGGCATTCTCATCAGCGTCGGCGGTCCCGCACCGGGCTTCGTCGCCGACAACAGCGACGAGCAGTGGCGGACGGCCTTCGAATCCGTCTTCCTCGGGGCCGTACGTCTGGCGCGCACGACGGCGGCGGTGCTCGGCGAGGGCGGGGTCATCGGCTTCGTGCTCTCCGGCTCGGTCCACGAGCCGATCGCCGGACTGACCATCTCCAACGGGCTGCGCCCCGGCCTCGCGGGCTTCGCCAAGTCGCTGGCCGACGAGCTGGGTCCGCGCGGTATCCGCGTCGTGGGAGTCCTGCCGGCCCGGATCGACACCGACCGGGTGCGGGAACTCGACGCGCTGTCCGGCGACGCGGAGGCGTCCCGCACGGCCAACGAGGCCCGGATCCCGCTGCGCCGCTACGGCACGCCGGAGGAGTTCGGGAAGACCGCGGCCTTCCTGCTCTCCCCCGCCGCGTCCTATCTGACCGGCATCATGGTGCCCGTCGACGGCGGCTCCCGGCACGGTTTCTGA
- a CDS encoding SURF1 family cytochrome oxidase biogenesis protein, whose protein sequence is MYRFLLTRQWVILALLALVLIPTMVELGFWQLHRHQHRVAQNALISHNLKAKPVPVAELTSPGHTVPRADYWRAVTATGTFDTAHEVVVRRRTSDDDRLGAHVLTPLDLTDGGTVLVNRGWVPTDGDQRAFPKVPAPPRGEVTVTGRLKADETTGSSGIKDLSGLPDRQVMLINSDQQSALLSRPVLGGYLEQTGPEPYGGSPEQIASPDDSSIGAHMAYAVQWWLFAAGVPVGWVVLVRREKRDLQEAAARGESAEEPGRPATAGATV, encoded by the coding sequence GTGTACCGCTTCCTGTTGACCCGGCAGTGGGTGATCCTCGCCCTGCTCGCGCTCGTCCTGATTCCGACGATGGTCGAGCTGGGCTTCTGGCAGCTGCACCGGCATCAGCACCGGGTCGCCCAGAACGCGCTGATCTCCCACAACCTCAAAGCGAAGCCGGTCCCGGTCGCCGAACTGACCTCCCCCGGGCACACCGTCCCGCGAGCCGACTACTGGCGCGCGGTCACCGCCACGGGGACGTTCGACACCGCGCACGAAGTGGTCGTACGGCGGCGGACCTCCGATGACGACCGGCTCGGGGCCCACGTCCTGACCCCGCTCGACCTCACGGACGGGGGCACCGTCCTGGTGAACCGGGGCTGGGTGCCGACCGACGGCGACCAGCGGGCGTTCCCGAAGGTCCCGGCCCCGCCCAGGGGCGAGGTGACCGTCACCGGACGGCTCAAGGCCGACGAGACCACCGGCAGCAGTGGCATCAAGGACCTGTCGGGCCTGCCGGACCGCCAGGTCATGCTGATCAACAGCGACCAGCAGTCCGCGCTGCTGTCCCGGCCGGTTCTCGGCGGCTACCTCGAACAGACCGGGCCCGAGCCCTACGGGGGCTCCCCCGAACAGATCGCCTCACCCGATGACAGCTCCATCGGCGCGCACATGGCGTACGCCGTGCAGTGGTGGCTGTTCGCCGCCGGTGTGCCGGTCGGCTGGGTCGTTCTCGTACGCCGGGAGAAGCGCGATCTCCAGGAGGCCGCGGCGCGGGGCGAGAGCGCCGAGGAGCCGGGCAGGCCCGCGACCGCCGGCGCCACGGTCTGA
- the amaP gene encoding alkaline shock response membrane anchor protein AmaP — protein MRRNVNRVLLGLAGLVLTVIGGAVLAAGLGANVPSWWPWDGTDDVLLSEADRDRWRDSGWWWPTVIAVLAVVLVLALWWLLAQLRSARLSEVLVDSGDGEGALLRGRALEGVLSDEAGTLDGVSRAQAVLTGRRNAPRARVRLLMEPHAAPDQALRGLADQALAHARDSAGLDELPAEVRLKAVKHRAERVS, from the coding sequence GTGCGCAGGAACGTCAACCGGGTACTGCTCGGCCTGGCCGGGCTGGTGCTCACCGTCATCGGCGGCGCCGTCCTCGCCGCCGGGCTGGGTGCGAACGTGCCCTCCTGGTGGCCCTGGGACGGCACGGACGACGTGCTGCTCAGCGAGGCCGACCGGGACCGCTGGCGCGACAGCGGCTGGTGGTGGCCGACAGTGATCGCGGTCCTCGCGGTCGTGCTGGTCCTCGCCCTGTGGTGGCTGCTGGCCCAGCTGCGCAGTGCCCGCCTCTCCGAGGTGCTGGTGGACAGCGGGGACGGCGAGGGGGCTCTGCTCAGGGGCCGGGCCCTGGAGGGCGTGCTCTCCGACGAGGCCGGCACCCTGGACGGCGTCTCGCGGGCCCAGGCCGTGCTGACGGGCCGGCGCAACGCACCGCGGGCCAGGGTCCGGCTGCTGATGGAGCCGCACGCTGCCCCGGACCAGGCGCTGCGCGGCCTCGCCGACCAGGCGCTGGCCCACGCCAGGGACTCGGCGGGGCTGGACGAGCTGCCTGCCGAAGTCCGTCTGAAGGCCGTCAAGCACCGTGCCGAACGCGTGAGCTGA
- a CDS encoding DUF6286 domain-containing protein yields the protein MSEPRHGDDTGRTGSTESGTQRLPTVAPLAEGDVKELDQSSSAAEHDPVPTLEHGGRAGRFWSARRVPAALLALVVVGGTGLLLYDIAAVRAGHPAMSWRRSLADELARRPLDDVWVLTGAAVAAALGVWLILLAVTPGLRDLLPMRREHADVRAALDRTAAAMVLRDRAVAVSGVQSVRVRMGRSKVAVRAVSHFRELDDVRADLDSVLGTGIKELGLAKPPGLSVHVRRPAKKG from the coding sequence ATGAGCGAACCCCGGCACGGCGACGACACCGGGAGAACCGGAAGCACCGAGAGCGGCACGCAGCGGCTGCCCACCGTCGCCCCCCTGGCCGAGGGAGACGTCAAGGAACTCGACCAGTCGAGTTCGGCCGCCGAACACGATCCCGTCCCCACCCTGGAACACGGCGGCCGGGCGGGCAGGTTCTGGTCCGCCCGTCGTGTCCCCGCGGCGCTCCTCGCGCTGGTGGTCGTCGGTGGTACGGGACTCCTGCTGTACGACATCGCGGCCGTACGCGCCGGCCACCCCGCGATGAGCTGGCGGCGCTCGCTGGCGGACGAACTGGCCCGAAGGCCCCTGGACGACGTCTGGGTGCTGACCGGAGCCGCCGTCGCGGCGGCGCTCGGCGTGTGGCTGATCCTCCTCGCCGTCACCCCCGGACTCCGCGACCTGCTGCCGATGCGGCGCGAGCACGCCGACGTGAGGGCGGCGCTCGACCGGACCGCCGCCGCCATGGTGCTGCGCGACCGTGCCGTGGCGGTGTCCGGTGTGCAGTCCGTTCGGGTGCGGATGGGCCGGAGCAAGGTGGCGGTGCGCGCCGTGTCGCACTTCCGCGAACTCGATGACGTACGGGCCGACCTGGACTCCGTACTCGGAACGGGCATCAAGGAGCTGGGCCTGGCCAAGCCGCCGGGCCTCTCCGTGCATGTCCGCCGGCCGGCGAAGAAGGGGTGA
- a CDS encoding enoyl-CoA hydratase/isomerase family protein yields the protein MTSLDSVLDKDGVRLTVDDAVATVTLTNPAKRNAQSPALWRALTEAGRALPGSVRVVVLRGEGQSFSAGLDRQAFTPEGFDGEPSFLDMARGSETELDATIAEYQEAFTWWRRNDIVSIAAVQGHAIGAGFQLALACDLRIAADDVQFAMRETSLGLVPDLTGTHPLVNLVGYARALEICATGRFVHAEEAERTGLANLVVPADQLDAAAHDLAAALLAAPRDAVVETKALLSGAVSRTYEEQRTAERAAQGRRLRDLAGVTD from the coding sequence ATGACCTCGCTCGACTCTGTGCTCGACAAGGACGGCGTACGGCTCACCGTCGATGACGCGGTTGCCACAGTGACTCTCACCAATCCGGCCAAGCGCAACGCTCAGTCTCCCGCTCTGTGGCGGGCGTTGACGGAGGCCGGACGGGCATTGCCCGGCAGTGTGCGGGTCGTCGTGCTCCGCGGCGAGGGACAGTCCTTCTCCGCGGGACTCGACCGGCAGGCGTTCACCCCGGAAGGGTTCGACGGTGAGCCATCCTTCCTCGACATGGCGCGTGGCTCGGAGACCGAGCTCGACGCGACCATCGCCGAGTACCAGGAGGCGTTCACCTGGTGGCGCCGCAACGACATCGTGTCGATCGCGGCCGTCCAGGGCCACGCGATCGGTGCCGGCTTCCAGCTCGCCCTCGCCTGCGATCTGCGGATCGCCGCCGACGACGTGCAGTTCGCCATGCGCGAGACCAGTCTCGGTCTCGTCCCCGACCTCACGGGCACGCACCCCCTGGTGAACCTCGTGGGGTACGCCCGCGCGCTCGAAATCTGTGCCACCGGCCGCTTCGTGCACGCGGAGGAGGCCGAGCGCACCGGCCTCGCCAACCTCGTCGTCCCCGCCGACCAGCTGGACGCGGCCGCCCACGACCTGGCCGCCGCACTCCTCGCGGCTCCTCGTGACGCGGTCGTCGAGACCAAGGCCCTGCTGAGCGGCGCCGTATCCCGGACGTACGAGGAGCAGCGCACCGCCGAGCGGGCCGCCCAGGGCCGCAGGCTGCGCGACCTGGCGGGCGTCACCGACTGA
- a CDS encoding helix-turn-helix domain-containing protein — MAETLKKGSRVTGAARDKLAADLKKKYDSGASIRALAEDTGRSYGFVHRMLSESGVTLRGRGGATRGKKAPAA, encoded by the coding sequence GTGGCCGAGACTCTGAAGAAGGGCAGCCGGGTTACCGGCGCCGCGCGTGACAAGCTCGCGGCAGACCTGAAGAAGAAGTACGACTCCGGTGCGAGCATCAGGGCGCTGGCCGAGGACACCGGCCGCTCCTACGGGTTCGTTCACCGGATGCTCAGTGAGTCCGGAGTGACGCTGCGGGGACGCGGCGGAGCGACGCGAGGCAAGAAGGCTCCTGCGGCCTGA
- a CDS encoding glycoside hydrolase family 15 protein, giving the protein MTPRIEDYALIGDLQTAALVGRNGSVDWLCLPRFDSGACFAALLGDEDNGHWRIAPKGTDSSDTCTRRGYAGDSLVLETFWETRTGTVKVTDFMPQRDKAPDLMRIVEGISGSVDMSSVLRLRFDFGSVVPWMRRSHGHRVAVAGPDSVWLRSDPPVKTWGQQFSTCSSFTVAEGEQVAFVLTWHASHAPRPKLIDPYEALGHTLSDWAEWAGRCTYQGEYRQAVLRSLITLKALTYGPTGGIVAAPTTSLPEDIGGVRNWDYRYCWLRDSTLTLGALLAGGYLDEAAAWRDWLLRAVAGDPADLQIMYGLAGERRLPETELPWLRGYEGSRPVRTGNEAVRQRQLDVYGEVIDSLGLARDAGLESKTHAWKLQLSLLGFLESTWREPDEGLWEIRGARRHFVHSKLMAWVAADRTVRTLEESPGLPGNADRWRAMRDAVHAEVCEKGYDPVRNTFTQSYGSRELDAATLLIVRTGFLPPDDPRVVGTVDAVREELGRDGLVRRYSTDGRSVDGLPGREGAFVVCSFWLADALLQTGRAAEARQLFELLLTLRNDVGLLAEEYDTVAGRQLGNFPQAFSHIGLVNTAVALAAQDPAG; this is encoded by the coding sequence GTGACCCCACGCATCGAGGACTACGCCCTGATCGGTGATCTCCAGACCGCCGCCCTGGTCGGCAGGAACGGTTCCGTCGACTGGCTCTGTCTGCCCCGCTTCGACTCCGGCGCCTGCTTCGCCGCGCTGCTCGGCGACGAGGACAACGGCCACTGGCGCATCGCCCCCAAGGGAACGGACAGCTCGGACACCTGCACGCGGCGCGGATACGCGGGTGACTCCCTCGTACTGGAGACGTTCTGGGAGACCCGGACCGGCACCGTCAAGGTGACCGACTTCATGCCCCAGCGCGACAAGGCCCCGGACCTCATGAGGATCGTCGAGGGCATCAGCGGCAGCGTGGACATGAGTTCCGTCCTGCGGCTGCGCTTCGACTTCGGTTCCGTCGTGCCCTGGATGCGCCGCTCGCACGGCCACCGGGTGGCCGTGGCCGGCCCCGACTCCGTATGGCTGCGCAGTGATCCGCCGGTCAAGACCTGGGGTCAGCAGTTCTCCACCTGCTCCTCGTTCACGGTGGCCGAGGGCGAACAGGTGGCGTTCGTCCTCACCTGGCACGCATCGCACGCGCCGCGTCCCAAGCTCATCGATCCGTACGAGGCGCTCGGTCACACCCTGTCCGACTGGGCGGAGTGGGCAGGCCGGTGCACCTATCAGGGCGAGTACCGCCAGGCCGTCCTGCGCTCCCTCATCACCCTGAAGGCACTCACCTACGGCCCCACGGGCGGCATCGTGGCGGCCCCCACCACCTCCCTGCCGGAGGACATCGGAGGCGTACGGAACTGGGACTACCGCTACTGCTGGCTGCGGGACTCCACACTCACTCTCGGCGCCCTGCTCGCGGGCGGATATCTGGACGAGGCGGCCGCCTGGCGGGACTGGCTGCTGCGGGCCGTCGCCGGAGACCCGGCGGATCTCCAGATCATGTACGGGCTGGCCGGTGAGCGCAGACTCCCGGAGACGGAGCTGCCCTGGCTGCGCGGCTACGAGGGTTCCCGGCCGGTCCGCACAGGCAACGAGGCGGTACGGCAGCGGCAGCTCGATGTGTACGGAGAGGTCATCGACTCGCTCGGACTGGCCCGCGACGCCGGTCTCGAAAGCAAGACACACGCCTGGAAGCTCCAGCTCAGCCTGCTCGGCTTCCTGGAATCCACCTGGCGCGAACCGGACGAGGGGCTGTGGGAGATCCGCGGTGCGCGCCGTCACTTCGTGCATTCCAAGCTGATGGCGTGGGTCGCCGCCGACCGTACGGTGCGCACCCTGGAGGAGAGCCCCGGCCTTCCGGGGAACGCCGACCGGTGGCGCGCGATGCGGGACGCCGTGCACGCCGAGGTCTGCGAGAAGGGGTACGACCCCGTACGGAACACGTTCACGCAGTCGTACGGCTCCAGGGAGCTGGACGCCGCGACGCTGCTGATCGTGCGCACCGGGTTCCTCCCGCCGGACGATCCCCGGGTCGTCGGCACGGTCGACGCGGTACGGGAGGAGCTGGGCAGGGACGGTCTGGTGCGCCGCTACAGCACCGACGGCCGGTCCGTCGACGGCCTGCCGGGCCGCGAGGGGGCCTTCGTCGTCTGCTCGTTCTGGCTGGCGGACGCACTGCTGCAGACCGGCCGGGCGGCCGAGGCCCGGCAGCTCTTCGAGCTGCTGCTCACCCTGCGCAACGACGTGGGGCTGCTCGCCGAGGAGTACGACACGGTGGCCGGGCGTCAGCTCGGCAACTTCCCGCAGGCGTTCAGTCATATCGGACTGGTGAACACCGCGGTCGCACTCGCCGCACAGGACCCGGCAGGATAG
- a CDS encoding Asp23/Gls24 family envelope stress response protein, whose product MTAVTDRVAAAERGETRIADRVVAKIAAQAAKEAISELPDEGAAPRATVTVHRDAARVRVSLELGYPSDIGRQCGAVRRRVTERVGTLAGMEVPEVAVQVERLHTTGPGAAAQGRIR is encoded by the coding sequence GTGACGGCGGTGACCGACCGGGTCGCCGCCGCCGAGCGCGGGGAGACCCGGATCGCCGACCGGGTCGTCGCCAAGATCGCCGCCCAGGCGGCCAAGGAGGCGATCAGCGAGCTGCCCGATGAGGGCGCCGCCCCGCGCGCCACGGTCACCGTCCACCGGGACGCGGCCCGCGTACGGGTCAGTCTGGAGCTCGGGTACCCGTCCGACATCGGCCGCCAGTGCGGTGCCGTGCGTCGGCGGGTCACCGAACGGGTAGGAACGCTGGCGGGAATGGAGGTGCCCGAGGTGGCCGTTCAGGTCGAGCGGCTCCACACCACAGGACCGGGCGCCGCGGCGCAGGGGAGGATCCGATGA
- a CDS encoding sterol desaturase family protein: MEPNLPDVVLWSIPAFVLLTVVEMVSYRFRPDEEAAGYDTKDAATSVTMGLGSLVFDLLWKIPIVAAYTAVYELTPLRVPVLWWTVLLMLLAQDFFYYWSHRGHHVIRILWASHVVHHSSRKFNLTTALRQPWTSLTVWPFYVPLIALGVHPAALAFCSAVNLVYQFWVHTERVDKLPRPFEYVLNTPSHHRVHHASQGGYLDRNFGGILIVWDRLFRSFVAETERPVFGLTKNIATNNPLRVATHEYAAIARDVRAARTWRERAGRVFRGPGWQPATTVAVAATVTAAAPAAAPEGTR; this comes from the coding sequence ATGGAGCCGAACCTGCCCGATGTCGTGCTGTGGTCAATACCAGCCTTCGTCCTGCTCACCGTGGTCGAAATGGTCAGTTACCGGTTCCGTCCGGACGAGGAAGCCGCCGGATACGACACCAAGGACGCCGCCACCAGCGTCACCATGGGACTCGGCAGCCTGGTGTTCGACCTGCTGTGGAAGATCCCCATCGTCGCGGCATACACCGCCGTCTACGAACTGACTCCGCTGCGCGTCCCCGTCCTGTGGTGGACGGTCCTGCTGATGCTGCTCGCCCAGGACTTCTTCTACTACTGGTCCCACCGCGGCCACCACGTCATCCGGATCCTCTGGGCCAGCCACGTGGTCCACCACTCCAGCCGTAAGTTCAACCTCACCACCGCGCTCCGTCAGCCCTGGACCTCGCTGACCGTCTGGCCGTTCTACGTCCCCCTCATCGCCCTCGGCGTCCACCCGGCCGCGCTCGCCTTCTGCTCCGCCGTCAACCTCGTCTACCAGTTCTGGGTGCACACCGAGCGCGTCGACAAGCTGCCCAGGCCCTTCGAGTACGTACTCAACACGCCCTCCCACCACCGCGTGCACCATGCCTCCCAAGGCGGCTACCTGGACCGCAACTTCGGCGGCATCCTGATCGTCTGGGACCGGCTCTTCCGGTCGTTCGTCGCCGAGACCGAACGGCCCGTTTTCGGCCTGACGAAGAACATCGCGACGAACAACCCGCTGCGCGTGGCCACCCACGAGTACGCGGCCATCGCCCGCGACGTCCGGGCGGCGCGCACCTGGCGCGAGCGCGCCGGACGGGTCTTCCGGGGACCGGGCTGGCAGCCCGCGACGACTGTCGCCGTTGCCGCCACCGTCACCGCCGCAGCCCCGGCCGCAGCCCCGGAAGGCACCCGATGA